A region of Emys orbicularis isolate rEmyOrb1 chromosome 20, rEmyOrb1.hap1, whole genome shotgun sequence DNA encodes the following proteins:
- the ETHE1 gene encoding persulfide dioxygenase ETHE1, mitochondrial has product MTLRPYCTCCGQGEGLLFRQLFEPVSCTYTYLLADLKTKEAVLIDPVLETAKRDAELVRELGLNLLYAANTHCHADHITGTGLLKKMLPGCRSVISRDSGALADILIREGHALEFGAFALEARSTPGHTDGCLTYVLSDRTMAFTGDALLIRGCGRTDFQQGSPETLYRSVHEKIFTLPGDCLIYPAHDYTGQTVSTVEEERTLNPRLTLSCEAFVQLMNNLNLPQPKKIDISVPANLKCGIQDVET; this is encoded by the exons ATGACCCTGAGACCgtactgcacctgctgtggccaGGGCGAGGGGCTGCTCTTCCGGCAG CTCTTTGAGCCCGTGAGCTGCACCTACACCTACCTGCTCGCGGACCTGAAGACCAAGGAGGCGGTTCTGATCGACCCGGTTCTGGAGACGGCCAAGCGGGACGCGGAGCTGGTGAGGGAGCTGGGCCTCAACTTACTGTATGCAG CCAACACCCACTGCCACGCCGACCACATCACGGGCACTGGGCTGCTGAAAAAGATGCTGCCCGGCTGCCGCAGCGTGATCTCCCGGGACAGCGGGGCCTTGGCCGACATCCTCATCCGCGAGGGCCACGCCCTGGAATTCGGGGCCTTC GCCCTGGAAGCCCGCTCCACCCCCGGACACACGGACGGCTGCCTGACCTACGTGCTCAGTGACAGGACCATGGCCTTCACCGGGGATGCCCTGCTGATCCGGGGCTGCGGCCGCACCGACTTCCAGCAGG GCTCCCCGGAGACCCTGTACCGCTCCGTGCACGAGAAAATCTTCACGCTCCCCGGAGACTGTCTGATCTACCCCGCCCACGACTACACAG gccagacGGTGTCCACGGTGGAGGAAGAGAGGACCCTGAACCCCCGACTGACCCTGAGCTGCGAGGCCTTTGTCCAGCTGATGAACAACTTGAACCTGCCTCAGCCCAAGAAAATTG ATATCTCTGTCCCGGCAAACCTGAAGTGCGGGATCCAGGATGTGGAGACTTAG
- the LOC135892533 gene encoding persulfide dioxygenase ETHE1, mitochondrial-like isoform X1: MEYLLLPSGDLVPTWSLNFLSPREARKENWGRQQKRERNQPTGRRWELFEPVSCTYTYLLADLKTKEAVLIDPVLETAKRDAELVRELGLNLLYAANTHCHADHITGTGLLKKMLPGCRSVISRDSGALADILIREGHALEFGAFALEARSTPGHTDGCLTYVLSDRTMAFTGDALLIRGCGRTDFQQGSSETLYRSVHEKIFTLPGDCLIYPAHDYTGQTVSTVDEERTLNPRLTQSCEAFVQLMNNLNLPQPQQIDFAVPANLKCGIQDAAT, encoded by the exons ATGGAATATCTGCTGCTTCCCTCCGGAGACCTGGTACCTACCTGGTCCCTGAATTTTCTCTCACCCAGAGAGGCCAGAAAAGAAAACTGGGGCAGACagcaaaagagggagagaaaccaGCCCACTGGCCGGAGATGGGAG CTCTTTGAGCCCGTGAGCTGCACCTACACCTACCTGCTCGCGGACCTGAAGACCAAGGAGGCGGTTCTGATCGACCCGGTTCTGGAGACGGCCAAGCGGGACGCGGAGCTGGTGAGGGAGCTGGGCCTCAACTTACTGTATGCAG CCAACACCCACTGCCACGCCGACCACATCACAGGCACCGGGCTGCTGAAGAAGATGCTGCCCGGCTGCCGCAGCGTGATCTCCCGGGACAGCGGGGCCTTGGCCGACATCCTCATCCGCGAGGGCCACGCCCTGGAATTCGGGGCCTTC GCCCTGGAAGCCCGCTCCACCCCCGGACACACGGACGGCTGCCTGACCTACGTGCTTAGTGACAGGACCATGGCCTTCACCGGGGACGCGCTGCTGATCCGGGGCTGCGGCCGCACCGACTTCCAGCAGG GCTCCTCGGAGACCCTGTACCGCTCCGTGCATGAGAAAATCTTCACGCTCCCCGGAGACTGTCTGATCTACCCCGCCCATGACTACACGG gccagacGGTGTCGACGGTGGATGAAGAGAGGACCCTGAACCCCCGACTGACCCAGAGCTGCGAGGCCTTTGTCCAGCTGATGAACAACTTGAACCTTCCTCAACCCCAACAAATTG ATTTTGCCGTCCCAGCGAACCTCAAGTGTGGGATACAGGATGCAGCGACTTAG
- the LOC135892533 gene encoding persulfide dioxygenase ETHE1, mitochondrial-like isoform X2, with translation MWLSRSCPAAAAARRALPLRPYCTRRAQRQGLLFRQLFEPVSCTYTYLLADLKTKEAVLIDPVLETAKRDAELVRELGLNLLYAANTHCHADHITGTGLLKKMLPGCRSVISRDSGALADILIREGHALEFGAFALEARSTPGHTDGCLTYVLSDRTMAFTGDALLIRGCGRTDFQQGSSETLYRSVHEKIFTLPGDCLIYPAHDYTGQTVSTVDEERTLNPRLTQSCEAFVQLMNNLNLPQPQQIDFAVPANLKCGIQDAAT, from the exons ATGTGGCTGTCCCGGAGCTGCCCGGCCGCGGCCGCTGCCCGGCGGGCCCTGCCCCTGCGACCCTACTGCACCCGCCGCGCCCAGcgccaggggctgctcttccgGCAG CTCTTTGAGCCCGTGAGCTGCACCTACACCTACCTGCTCGCGGACCTGAAGACCAAGGAGGCGGTTCTGATCGACCCGGTTCTGGAGACGGCCAAGCGGGACGCGGAGCTGGTGAGGGAGCTGGGCCTCAACTTACTGTATGCAG CCAACACCCACTGCCACGCCGACCACATCACAGGCACCGGGCTGCTGAAGAAGATGCTGCCCGGCTGCCGCAGCGTGATCTCCCGGGACAGCGGGGCCTTGGCCGACATCCTCATCCGCGAGGGCCACGCCCTGGAATTCGGGGCCTTC GCCCTGGAAGCCCGCTCCACCCCCGGACACACGGACGGCTGCCTGACCTACGTGCTTAGTGACAGGACCATGGCCTTCACCGGGGACGCGCTGCTGATCCGGGGCTGCGGCCGCACCGACTTCCAGCAGG GCTCCTCGGAGACCCTGTACCGCTCCGTGCATGAGAAAATCTTCACGCTCCCCGGAGACTGTCTGATCTACCCCGCCCATGACTACACGG gccagacGGTGTCGACGGTGGATGAAGAGAGGACCCTGAACCCCCGACTGACCCAGAGCTGCGAGGCCTTTGTCCAGCTGATGAACAACTTGAACCTTCCTCAACCCCAACAAATTG ATTTTGCCGTCCCAGCGAACCTCAAGTGTGGGATACAGGATGCAGCGACTTAG